The proteins below are encoded in one region of Pseudomonadota bacterium:
- a CDS encoding PEGA domain-containing protein — translation MNRVLTIYQQGEVYEFNDGDLPLTIGSGAGVHIHLPAGRAVEAHIADSRDHLFLQPADDTSGVYHNDTLVSSSVWIKSGDYIRIADITLHFHVSGDRVEIRISADQENVLTPPPGPSSASPANHATEAGKRQKKLPRAAVPSSRPPGDKKLRYLAGGILLLLIAAAAFVLSARSIEVSVTPAPEKISISGFPPAFKFGSRYLALKGEYTVRAARPGYQELAATITVKENGRNQFNLTLKKLPGSVDIISKPLAGAEVFIDDLLMGTTPLNNLEIPAGEHQLRLVKERYLTIEQIIQVEGLGRQQHFDFMLSPAWAEVTLTSDPAGARVFAGETDLGRTPVTIELAGGEHLLTLHKNKFSPAEISLKLTAGGSYTPRVVTLSPAPATVVVKSIPTGAAVSVDGDFKGATPVSISLSSREQHEISLSLSGHRGKKSLLTFAPGTSRELSFTLPPEHGIIFLTTEPANAELLIDGQVYGPATGRLRLTATRHTLTVRARGYETARRTVTPSKAHSLQLNIRLQPVAALSEPKTANKKKKIAAAGHEMIRLEPAVFMMGASRREPGRRANEQLRQVKITRPFYLATREVTNDQFRRFKPGHRSGQVDGHTLDGGSRPVVMVSWEEAAGYCNWLSKQEGLDPCYRQENSTMVTVNPVTNGYRLPFEAEWAYAARVVDGNRPARYPWKGSFPPQTVSGNYGDEAARSLLTMVIRGYNDGHPVTAPVASFSANNNGFFDMGGNVSEWCHDFYAPSSLSGTDGREIDPTGPATGTHHVVRGSSWRDNTITELRLSYRSYSRNPKNDLGFRVARYAR, via the coding sequence TTGAACCGTGTTTTGACAATTTACCAGCAGGGTGAGGTCTACGAGTTTAATGACGGCGATCTGCCGCTGACCATCGGCTCCGGCGCCGGGGTTCATATTCACCTGCCCGCGGGCCGGGCAGTTGAGGCCCACATCGCCGACTCCCGCGATCATCTATTTCTGCAGCCGGCTGACGATACCTCCGGAGTCTATCATAATGACACCCTCGTCTCCTCTTCCGTCTGGATCAAATCCGGTGATTATATAAGAATTGCCGATATTACCCTTCATTTTCACGTCTCCGGAGATCGGGTGGAGATTAGAATCTCCGCCGATCAGGAGAATGTGCTGACGCCACCGCCGGGACCGTCATCCGCTTCACCGGCAAATCATGCCACTGAAGCAGGAAAAAGACAAAAAAAACTGCCCCGGGCCGCCGTACCATCAAGCCGGCCGCCGGGAGATAAAAAATTACGTTATCTGGCCGGCGGGATACTTCTTTTGCTGATCGCGGCCGCAGCCTTTGTCCTCTCGGCTCGCAGCATTGAGGTTTCAGTAACCCCGGCTCCTGAAAAAATTTCCATCAGTGGTTTTCCGCCGGCGTTTAAATTCGGTTCACGTTATCTCGCCCTCAAGGGAGAATATACCGTCCGGGCAGCCAGACCGGGTTACCAGGAGCTGGCGGCCACGATCACGGTTAAAGAAAACGGCCGCAATCAATTCAATCTTACCCTGAAAAAACTCCCGGGTTCAGTAGATATAATAAGCAAACCACTGGCGGGAGCCGAAGTTTTTATTGACGATCTCCTTATGGGCACCACCCCGCTTAACAACCTTGAAATCCCGGCCGGAGAGCATCAACTACGGCTGGTCAAGGAACGCTACCTGACCATTGAACAAATAATCCAGGTAGAAGGACTTGGCAGGCAGCAGCATTTTGACTTTATGCTGTCACCGGCCTGGGCTGAGGTAACACTGACCTCCGACCCGGCCGGAGCGCGGGTTTTCGCAGGCGAAACTGATCTTGGCCGGACACCGGTGACCATAGAGCTTGCCGGTGGCGAACACCTCCTGACCCTGCACAAGAATAAATTTTCCCCGGCTGAAATCAGCCTGAAATTAACCGCCGGTGGCAGTTATACTCCCAGGGTTGTGACGCTGTCTCCAGCACCGGCAACGGTGGTCGTGAAATCCATCCCCACCGGCGCCGCGGTCTCCGTTGACGGTGACTTCAAAGGGGCGACACCGGTCAGCATTTCTCTCAGTTCAAGAGAACAGCATGAAATCAGTCTCAGCCTCTCCGGACATCGGGGAAAGAAATCCCTGCTGACCTTTGCCCCCGGCACTTCCAGGGAGCTGTCGTTTACATTGCCGCCGGAACATGGTATTATTTTCCTCACCACAGAGCCGGCAAACGCCGAACTCCTGATAGACGGCCAGGTCTATGGCCCGGCCACCGGTCGCCTGCGTCTGACCGCTACCCGGCACACCTTGACCGTACGGGCCAGAGGATATGAAACCGCCAGGCGAACGGTAACACCGAGCAAGGCCCACAGCCTGCAGCTTAATATCCGGCTGCAGCCGGTTGCGGCGCTGTCCGAACCAAAAACAGCAAACAAAAAGAAAAAAATAGCGGCTGCCGGACATGAAATGATTCGGCTGGAGCCGGCTGTTTTCATGATGGGAGCCTCCCGGCGGGAACCTGGACGACGGGCCAATGAACAATTGCGGCAGGTGAAAATTACCAGACCTTTCTATCTTGCCACCCGCGAGGTCACCAATGACCAGTTCCGCCGTTTCAAGCCGGGGCACCGCTCGGGTCAGGTGGACGGCCACACCCTTGATGGCGGCAGCCGGCCGGTGGTCATGGTAAGCTGGGAAGAAGCGGCCGGGTATTGCAACTGGCTCAGCAAACAGGAAGGGCTTGATCCCTGTTACCGGCAGGAAAATTCAACCATGGTTACCGTCAACCCGGTCACTAATGGATACCGATTACCTTTTGAAGCAGAGTGGGCTTATGCCGCCCGCGTGGTCGACGGCAACCGCCCGGCCCGCTACCCTTGGAAGGGAAGTTTTCCGCCGCAAACCGTCAGCGGCAATTATGGCGATGAAGCCGCCCGCTCGCTGCTGACAATGGTAATCAGAGGCTATAACGACGGCCACCCGGTTACCGCGCCGGTGGCGAGTTTTTCGGCCAATAATAACGGTTTCTTTGATATGGGCGGCAATGTATCCGAGTGGTGTCATGATTTTTACGCCCCAAGTAGTCTTTCCGGGACGGACGGCCGGGAGATCGATCCCACGGGACCTGCAACCGGTACCCACCATGTGGTCCGTGGTTCAAGCTGGCGTGACAACACAATTACTGAACTCAGGCTGAGTTACCGCTCCTACAGTCGCAATCCCAAAAACGATCTTGGCTTTCGCGTTGCCAGGTACGCCAGATGA
- a CDS encoding MotA/TolQ/ExbB proton channel family protein produces MKKLPVELIYQVFSLLTAFILIHGAYVTVIRPQADAFLAREQARLAENPQYEQQRNFYVVLRDYEQETCLVLMLWALTILAYKGVTVYRQQQQLEVDLLQLPGGLPIGPEDTRELKNRIDELPAGSRDFLLPRALSTAIGRFAATRNVQDSATALRSVCESEGERLESELSTIRYIAWAIPSVGFIGTVRGIGAALSQANRAVEGDITGVTQNLGVAFNSTFIALVISIVLMFFIHQLQLMQERLVLDTESYCDQSLISRLRIHPGD; encoded by the coding sequence ATGAAAAAGTTGCCTGTCGAATTGATTTATCAGGTTTTTTCTCTCCTGACCGCCTTCATTCTCATCCATGGCGCCTATGTCACTGTCATCAGACCGCAGGCGGACGCTTTTCTTGCCCGTGAACAGGCCCGCCTGGCCGAAAACCCGCAATATGAACAGCAGCGCAATTTTTATGTGGTGCTGCGCGATTACGAGCAGGAGACCTGCCTGGTCCTGATGCTCTGGGCTCTGACCATCCTGGCCTACAAGGGCGTCACCGTCTATCGGCAGCAACAGCAGCTTGAGGTTGATCTGCTGCAACTGCCGGGAGGGCTGCCCATCGGCCCGGAAGATACCAGGGAGTTGAAAAACAGAATTGATGAACTGCCGGCCGGCAGCCGCGATTTTCTTCTACCCCGGGCCCTGAGCACCGCCATCGGCCGTTTTGCCGCCACCCGCAACGTTCAGGATTCGGCCACCGCCCTGCGCAGCGTTTGTGAGTCCGAAGGCGAACGGCTGGAATCCGAACTGTCTACCATCCGTTATATTGCCTGGGCCATTCCCTCGGTGGGCTTCATCGGCACGGTACGCGGCATCGGCGCCGCCCTGTCCCAGGCCAACCGCGCCGTGGAAGGTGACATCACCGGCGTCACCCAGAACCTTGGAGTCGCCTTCAACTCAACCTTCATCGCCCTGGTTATTTCCATTGTATTGATGTTTTTCATTCATCAACTGCAGCTCATGCAGGAACGTCTGGTACTTGACACGGAAAGCTATTGTGACCAGAGCCTGATTTCCCGGCTGCGCATTCATCCCGGAGATTAA
- a CDS encoding VWA domain-containing protein: protein MSALRRREFSSFNLAFLDIMFCGFGAVVLLVLLINANTISSRRKTHEDLRAEVTRLERRAAAGRKHLAEVKNSLEQTDKEIITTRGRAQQVIVHIRKLRAELADLQRQTLAKKKHVNKLQSDLQTQDTEHRRLGAEIKADQNRGQQVRRFEGEGHRQYLTGLKLGGRRILLLVDTSASMLDSSIVNVIRRRNMDDAAKKLAPKWRQVRQTVAWLVANVPPAAKLQIIPFATGPKPLAEPSSGGWIAATDNTRVNDMIRRLNQIIPAGGTSLENVFSAAATLVPPPDNIILLTDGLPTQGENRPRGNTVSGEQRVRFFRQAIKKLPDNVPVNTILFPMEGDPLAAALFWKLAVNTRGSFFTPTGDWP from the coding sequence ATGTCCGCACTCAGGCGTCGCGAATTTTCCTCATTCAACCTTGCCTTTCTGGACATCATGTTCTGCGGCTTCGGGGCCGTAGTCCTGCTGGTGCTGCTGATCAACGCCAACACCATCAGTTCGCGGCGTAAAACCCATGAAGACCTGCGGGCGGAAGTGACCAGGCTTGAACGCCGGGCGGCGGCGGGCCGGAAACATCTGGCAGAGGTAAAAAACAGCCTGGAACAGACCGACAAGGAGATAATTACCACCAGAGGCAGGGCACAGCAGGTAATTGTCCATATCCGGAAATTGCGCGCCGAACTGGCCGATTTGCAAAGGCAGACCCTGGCGAAGAAAAAACATGTCAACAAGCTGCAGTCAGATCTGCAAACGCAGGATACGGAACATCGCCGCCTGGGAGCGGAAATCAAGGCGGATCAGAACCGTGGTCAACAGGTACGTCGGTTTGAAGGCGAGGGTCACAGGCAGTATCTCACCGGTCTTAAACTTGGCGGCCGGCGGATCCTGCTGCTGGTGGACACCTCGGCCTCCATGCTGGACAGCAGCATTGTCAATGTTATCCGCCGCCGCAATATGGATGATGCCGCCAAAAAACTGGCGCCAAAATGGCGGCAGGTCCGGCAGACCGTTGCCTGGCTGGTGGCCAATGTACCGCCGGCAGCCAAACTGCAGATCATTCCTTTTGCCACCGGGCCGAAACCGCTGGCCGAACCTTCTTCCGGAGGATGGATTGCCGCCACCGACAATACCCGGGTCAACGATATGATCAGGCGACTGAACCAGATAATCCCGGCCGGCGGCACCAGCCTTGAAAATGTATTTTCCGCCGCCGCCACCCTGGTACCGCCACCGGACAATATCATCCTGCTCACCGACGGGCTGCCCACCCAGGGAGAAAACCGGCCCCGCGGAAACACCGTTTCCGGAGAGCAAAGGGTCAGGTTTTTCCGGCAGGCCATCAAAAAACTGCCGGATAATGTCCCCGTAAATACTATCCTTTTTCCCATGGAAGGCGACCCCCTGGCCGCCGCCCTGTTCTGGAAGCTGGCCGTGAACACCAGAGGTTCATTCTTCACCCCCACGGGGGACTGGCCATGA
- a CDS encoding VWA domain-containing protein, with translation MKKQRRTITVFNLSFLDVVSCGFGAIILLLVILKGSEPMVIEKMSVDLTGLVARLEQEIHEIRGETLILNRELPAREQQLSEEQEKLARLRGDLSVIEGQYKTASMDLAAQTRIETQLQTARQNLTEEMRRLQQDTPAPVPDSAIGGIPVDSEYIIFVIDTSGSMQRFAWPLVRGKMEEILTIYPKVKGIQVMNDMGDYMFSQYAGRWITDSPARRRSILGRLASWAPFSNSSPVEGVIRAIRRFHTPGKRISIYVFGDDFSRGAIQDVVDTVDAINRGGRHGQRLVRIHAVGFPVLFKQGGAERNVVRFAALMRRLAEDNNGSFVGLNSLSAGRR, from the coding sequence ATGAAAAAACAGCGGCGCACAATCACGGTATTCAATCTCTCATTTCTTGATGTGGTTTCCTGTGGTTTCGGGGCAATCATCCTGCTGCTGGTGATCCTCAAGGGCTCCGAACCCATGGTGATTGAAAAAATGAGCGTCGATTTGACCGGGCTGGTAGCCAGACTGGAGCAGGAGATCCATGAAATTCGCGGTGAAACGCTCATACTGAACCGGGAATTGCCCGCCAGGGAGCAGCAGCTCTCCGAAGAACAGGAAAAACTTGCCCGCCTGCGGGGCGATCTGTCGGTAATCGAGGGGCAATACAAAACCGCGAGCATGGATCTTGCCGCCCAGACCAGGATCGAGACCCAGCTGCAGACTGCCCGTCAAAACCTCACCGAGGAGATGCGACGCCTGCAGCAGGACACTCCGGCGCCGGTGCCGGACAGCGCCATCGGCGGCATTCCCGTGGACAGTGAATATATTATTTTTGTTATCGACACTTCCGGTTCCATGCAGCGTTTCGCCTGGCCTCTGGTCCGCGGAAAAATGGAGGAAATCCTCACCATCTATCCCAAAGTAAAAGGTATCCAGGTAATGAACGACATGGGGGATTACATGTTTTCCCAGTACGCCGGCCGCTGGATTACCGACAGTCCGGCCCGGCGCCGATCGATCCTCGGACGACTGGCCTCCTGGGCGCCCTTTTCCAACTCAAGTCCAGTGGAGGGAGTGATCAGGGCCATTCGTCGTTTTCACACCCCCGGCAAACGCATCTCTATTTACGTCTTCGGCGATGATTTTTCCCGGGGAGCCATTCAGGATGTGGTGGATACGGTAGACGCGATAAATCGCGGCGGTCGTCACGGCCAGAGATTGGTGCGTATCCACGCGGTGGGTTTTCCGGTGCTTTTCAAGCAGGGAGGAGCGGAGAGGAATGTGGTCCGTTTTGCGGCGCTGATGCGCCGGCTGGCCGAGGATAATAACGGCAGTTTTGTCGGCTTGAACTCCCTGTCAGCCGGCCGGCGGTGA
- a CDS encoding helix-hairpin-helix domain-containing protein has translation MKPSYRTATFRTFLFSLLVFFICSANSGICQGWGKNEIWLLPDSSFAVVEVKDGRKIRHCPHHDANGSLDVEQLIYVLGALDNEEWVDQKNRKTAEKHLTNHYDKFIAGVMKKGLHGSVNINRAGLTELVALPRIGPVLAVKIIAYREAHYSFISIEEIKKIDGIGPGTFNAIRYYIRTGGRS, from the coding sequence ATGAAACCGTCTTATCGAACTGCAACTTTTCGGACGTTTTTATTTTCACTGCTGGTTTTCTTTATCTGCAGTGCAAATTCAGGAATATGCCAGGGGTGGGGCAAAAATGAAATATGGCTTCTGCCTGATTCCTCTTTTGCTGTAGTTGAGGTGAAAGATGGCCGGAAGATAAGGCACTGCCCCCATCATGATGCCAATGGCAGCTTAGACGTGGAACAGCTGATCTATGTGCTTGGCGCTCTTGACAATGAGGAATGGGTTGATCAGAAAAACAGAAAGACGGCCGAAAAGCATTTAACCAATCATTATGATAAATTTATCGCCGGGGTTATGAAAAAGGGGCTGCATGGTTCAGTCAATATAAACCGGGCCGGATTGACGGAGTTAGTTGCTCTTCCCCGAATCGGGCCGGTGCTGGCGGTAAAGATTATCGCGTACAGAGAAGCGCATTATTCTTTTATAAGCATCGAAGAGATTAAGAAAATTGATGGAATCGGCCCAGGCACTTTTAATGCCATCAGGTATTATATCAGGACGGGGGGACGTTCATAA
- a CDS encoding asparagine synthase-related protein: MSGFAVIYNQSDHAELEKMFQVIGHRGPYLSGKFASKQVLMAQNYLKADLCLLNDDFPEPDENQIPVFNSKSPDIRICYDGQLGNWSKLAEANGVADGPLREERLFLQLYKQYGQRMFDHLDDAIFAFVISDGKNLFAARDLLGIKTLFYGRKNGTLYLSSELKSLVGITDDIHEFPPGHYMDNTGTLFRFAELPRTTPEVLHRDVNEITATIRDIIQRSFQNRIHFDVPTASLLSGGVDSSVIAWIAGNAYRETFGKNERLKTFALGVGETEDIACARIMADHIGSDHHELIVDLDQILAALPEVVRQLESFDPSLVRSSVSNYLISKYAQDQGVETLLSGEGGDEIFCGYLYLKDFPSEEIFTQQMRCIGFLHSNASLRLDRMNLSHSIRVVAPLISGELFNYVMGIPAEYKQKPEGDQKIEKWIFRKAYEKLLPEKIVWRLKQEFSQGSGSADVLPEYFETAIKDKELKEVQAGYPMVRSKEELYYFKIFTEHFGKGQAVETVGQWVCL, translated from the coding sequence ATGAGTGGTTTCGCGGTAATATATAATCAATCAGACCATGCTGAGTTGGAAAAGATGTTTCAGGTGATTGGCCATCGAGGTCCGTATCTATCCGGAAAATTTGCATCCAAACAGGTACTGATGGCCCAGAACTATCTAAAAGCTGATCTTTGTTTGCTGAATGATGATTTTCCGGAACCGGATGAAAATCAGATACCGGTCTTCAATTCCAAATCACCGGATATTAGAATCTGTTACGATGGCCAGCTGGGAAACTGGAGCAAACTGGCAGAGGCCAATGGGGTAGCAGATGGTCCGCTCAGGGAAGAACGCCTGTTTTTGCAGCTCTACAAGCAATATGGTCAGCGGATGTTCGATCATCTGGACGATGCCATTTTTGCCTTCGTGATCTCCGATGGTAAAAATCTGTTTGCGGCTCGAGATCTTTTAGGCATCAAGACCCTTTTTTACGGCCGCAAAAACGGGACGCTTTATCTGTCTTCCGAACTTAAAAGTCTGGTCGGAATTACTGATGATATCCATGAATTTCCGCCGGGACATTACATGGACAATACCGGTACTCTTTTCCGGTTTGCCGAACTCCCGCGGACTACACCTGAAGTCCTTCATCGGGATGTAAATGAAATAACCGCAACCATCAGAGACATAATCCAGCGCAGTTTCCAGAACCGAATACACTTTGATGTCCCGACCGCAAGCCTGCTCAGCGGCGGTGTCGACAGCAGTGTAATTGCCTGGATAGCCGGTAACGCTTACCGGGAAACCTTCGGCAAAAATGAACGCCTGAAAACCTTTGCCCTGGGAGTGGGAGAAACTGAAGACATTGCCTGTGCCCGCATAATGGCTGACCATATCGGCTCCGACCACCATGAATTGATTGTCGATCTTGACCAGATTCTGGCGGCATTACCAGAAGTAGTTCGGCAGCTGGAATCCTTTGATCCGTCTTTGGTAAGAAGCTCGGTGTCGAATTATCTCATCTCTAAATATGCCCAGGATCAAGGAGTGGAAACCCTCCTTTCCGGGGAAGGCGGCGATGAAATCTTTTGCGGCTACTTGTATCTTAAGGATTTTCCCTCTGAAGAAATATTCACGCAACAAATGAGATGTATTGGTTTTTTACACAGTAATGCTTCATTACGCCTTGACCGCATGAACCTCTCTCATTCCATCCGGGTTGTCGCTCCTTTGATATCCGGCGAGCTGTTCAACTATGTCATGGGTATTCCCGCTGAATACAAGCAAAAACCGGAAGGGGATCAAAAAATAGAAAAATGGATTTTCAGAAAAGCTTATGAAAAATTGCTGCCTGAAAAAATCGTCTGGCGGCTCAAACAGGAATTTTCTCAAGGATCCGGGTCGGCTGATGTGCTTCCTGAATATTTTGAAACGGCGATTAAAGATAAAGAGTTAAAAGAGGTTCAGGCCGGTTACCCCATGGTCCGAAGCAAAGAAGAGCTGTATTATTTTAAAATTTTCACCGAGCATTTCGGCAAAGGGCAAGCGGTGGAAACAGTCGGCCAGTGGGTTTGCCTGTAA
- a CDS encoding class I SAM-dependent methyltransferase, whose product MTQEGEEKAYTQAHGTGRYEKASGLTGKYDNVRRFWEDKSTAIFLRPALNNLVERKRRELERIRILDLGCGSADGYDLLMNVTTKDPGLFEYVTDAITPDMLQEYVGTDINADLLQQAEEHIGHLPKTRFIQTDMSNGLASEVTENPPFDMYFSSYGTFSHFNDQQAAKIITDIARHAPDQAIFIGDWLGRYTCEWQDLWHHPADEEYFMDYRISYIYSEDERDQMDIASFPLRLTTKDEIMKIIEQASKESGVTIEPIKFFDRSIFSGRHMDTREYNANSPKLRYPLNSLFEGYVRTDLENLLVDYVPRPGFDHLNNFYEKLFMCSNTLVNYTISLLSNYDAEDKVPDDQPKIMPYYPDSLKEVMETMYRVIKGIGWVPMGDVRANLIEPHLGYSLRKLEMDLQPGTGFGHGIVGIFEIKK is encoded by the coding sequence ATGACACAAGAGGGAGAAGAAAAGGCATATACCCAGGCACACGGCACGGGAAGGTATGAAAAGGCAAGTGGGCTGACTGGAAAATATGACAATGTTCGCCGGTTTTGGGAAGATAAAAGTACGGCTATTTTTCTGCGCCCGGCCCTGAATAACCTGGTGGAACGAAAGAGAAGAGAACTTGAACGAATACGTATTCTTGATCTGGGTTGCGGCAGCGCTGATGGCTACGATCTGTTGATGAATGTAACCACTAAAGATCCCGGCCTGTTCGAATACGTCACTGACGCCATCACTCCGGATATGTTGCAGGAATATGTCGGGACTGACATTAACGCCGATCTTCTGCAGCAGGCTGAAGAACATATCGGACACCTGCCGAAAACACGATTTATTCAAACAGACATGTCAAACGGCCTGGCGTCCGAGGTAACCGAAAACCCTCCATTTGACATGTATTTCAGTTCCTACGGTACCTTCTCGCATTTCAATGATCAACAGGCTGCGAAAATAATTACCGATATTGCCCGCCACGCGCCGGATCAGGCGATTTTTATAGGGGACTGGCTGGGTCGTTATACCTGTGAATGGCAGGACCTGTGGCATCATCCCGCAGACGAAGAATATTTTATGGACTATCGCATTTCCTACATTTATTCCGAAGATGAACGGGATCAAATGGATATCGCCTCCTTCCCGCTGCGACTGACAACCAAAGATGAAATAATGAAAATCATCGAACAGGCGTCAAAGGAATCAGGGGTGACGATCGAGCCGATCAAGTTTTTCGATCGTTCCATCTTCAGCGGGCGTCACATGGACACCAGGGAATACAACGCCAATAGCCCAAAATTACGGTACCCGTTGAATTCACTTTTTGAGGGTTATGTTCGCACAGATCTTGAAAACCTTCTGGTCGATTATGTCCCGCGACCGGGATTTGATCATCTTAACAATTTTTATGAAAAGTTATTCATGTGCAGCAACACCCTGGTAAACTATACTATTTCACTGCTCAGCAATTATGACGCAGAAGATAAAGTGCCGGATGATCAGCCGAAAATCATGCCATATTACCCGGATTCCCTTAAGGAAGTCATGGAAACCATGTACAGAGTCATTAAAGGAATCGGCTGGGTTCCCATGGGTGATGTTCGGGCCAATCTCATTGAGCCGCACCTGGGCTATTCTCTTCGCAAGCTCGAAATGGACCTGCAGCCGGGAACCGGATTTGGCCACGGAATAGTGGGAATCTTTGAAATAAAAAAATGA
- a CDS encoding corrinoid protein, whose protein sequence is MDTNELLEKIALNVVQGRVEAEDEGFDQGMEGQPGVTELVTEALKQDIDPKRILMESLTNSMQKVGEKFEKNEYLIPDMLASAECVGVAMDMLSPYLVKAGVKSKGKFVIATVKDDLHDIGKNIVAIMLKGAGYDVVDLKTDVSTERIIKAVKENNASYLGLSALLTTTMRNMEDVIKELKKEGLRDKVKVLIGGAPISQEFADQIGADGYGKDAFQTLEIMKKYEQEKAA, encoded by the coding sequence ATGGACACAAATGAACTTCTGGAGAAAATAGCTTTAAATGTAGTGCAGGGAAGAGTGGAAGCTGAAGATGAAGGCTTTGATCAGGGGATGGAAGGTCAGCCCGGAGTAACTGAGCTGGTAACTGAGGCCCTGAAGCAAGATATAGACCCGAAAAGAATATTAATGGAATCACTAACCAACTCCATGCAGAAGGTCGGGGAGAAATTCGAAAAAAATGAGTACCTGATTCCGGATATGCTGGCTTCGGCCGAATGCGTAGGCGTGGCCATGGATATGCTGTCACCTTATCTTGTAAAGGCCGGGGTGAAGAGCAAGGGCAAATTTGTTATTGCTACCGTAAAAGACGACTTGCACGACATCGGGAAAAACATTGTTGCCATCATGTTAAAAGGTGCCGGCTATGATGTTGTTGATTTGAAAACTGATGTCAGTACGGAGCGGATCATTAAGGCTGTTAAAGAGAATAACGCTTCGTATTTAGGCCTTTCGGCTCTTTTAACCACGACCATGCGCAACATGGAAGATGTCATCAAGGAGCTTAAGAAAGAAGGCCTTCGAGATAAGGTTAAGGTTCTTATTGGTGGTGCCCCGATTTCGCAGGAATTTGCCGACCAGATCGGCGCCGATGGTTACGGCAAAGATGCCTTTCAGACCCTTGAAATTATGAAAAAATATGAACAGGAGAAAGCGGCATGA